The Rubrobacter tropicus nucleotide sequence GGGGCGAGCGAGTTCGAGATGGATCTCGGGGGCGTGCCCATAAGCAGCCTGACGGTCAGGCAGGGGGCCGGCAGGTTCGAGCTGGATTTTTCGGCCCCCAACCCCGCGCCCATGGAGACGTTCGAGGTGTCGAGCGGGGCGGCGGGCATCGAGCTGAAGAACCTCGCGAACGCCAACTTCTCCGAGATGCGGCTCTCCGGGGGGGCAGCCGGCTACGAGCTCGATTTCGGCGGCAAGCTCTCGCGAAACGCCAACGTCGCCGTCGAGGCCGGCCTGAGCGGTGTGGATATCGAGGTCCCCGCCTCCACCGCGGCCAAGATCGTGGCCGAGACGACCCTCGGCAGCGTCGACGTGGGCGACGGGTTCGAGAAGAGGGAGGGCGCCTTCTGGACCGGGTCCGGCACGGGGCCGATGCTGACGGTCCGCGCCGGGGTGAGGCTGGGTTCGCTGAAGCTCAGAACGGCATAAGCCTTCAGCCGACCAGGCCCCTCGGTGACGGAAAGAAGGCCAGATGAACGCGTTGACGAGAACTGCACCGGACCGGGTTACGGGCGCGGGACCAAACCGTAACGGTGCCGTCTCCAACACGGTAATCTCCGAGAGACGGTACAGTCGTCGGCCGAGTAAGCTCCTAGCATTCGCTCACCTGGACCTTAGGATGAAGAGCCGATTATGAGGGCTCGGCAAGAATTTGCTAGGGGCTGCACAACCGGAGAGCAATATTATGTTATGTTATATGGATTGTTAGAGTAGCTTCGCCCTGTATCCGATACGGGGCAAGGTGGAGGTGAGTATATGGAGGCCCGTAAGAAGACGGCGAGAGAGGTAGAACGCCACATCGTAGCGCGGGTTGGGGACGTGCCAGAGGGGGAGCACAGGATCTTCAGCGTGGCGGGGAGGGAGATTGGTATTTTCAACGTGCGAGGTGAGTACTTTGCGCTGAGGAACCGTTGTCCTCATCTGGGCGGGCCGCTATGCGAGGGCGAGGTTCTTGGGCTCGTTTACTCGTCGAAGCCGGGCGATGTGCGGTTCGACGGCTCGAAGAGGCTCATAACCTGTCCGTGGCACGGATGGGAGTTCGACGTAAAGACCGGACAGTCGTATTTCAACCCGCGTCTCAAGGCTCGCCGGTACACCGTCGAGACGTCGGTGGGGGAGGCGTCCCGGGAACGCCAAGAGGCTGTTCCCGAGAACCCCGACGAACTGGAGCCGGGACCGTACAAGGCCGAGGTCCTCCAGGTAAAGGAAGAGGGCGAGTACCTCGTCGTAGCGATGCCCAAGTCGACGGCCGGCAGGGAAAGGGGCGCGTCGTAGCCTGGCGCAAGGCCAGCCGGGTCGAGGTAGTGCAAGAAGCGGGGAAGCGGAGGATAGATGACTACGCCGTTACTGGAAGGTAAGTCCCGACGGGAGCTCTGGTCGGGCCCGATAATAGACTGCGACGTGCACGCGAACGTGCCTTCGCTGGAGGCATTGTTCCCGTATCAGGAAGAAGTATGGGCGCAGTTCGCCAGGGATCGGGGCTGGGGCGGTCCGACGGGGGTGGACATTGCCTACCCGGCGGGCGCGCCGACGACGGCGAGGCCGGAATGGAGGTCGGAGGGTAGCGTACCGGCCTCCGACGTCGCGATGCTCAGGGAACACATCCTCGAGCCGTGGGATGTAGAGCGGGCGGTGCTCAACTGCTATTACGCGGTGGACTCGCTGCGGCACCCTGACTGGGCCGCGGCCCTGGCCCGGTCGGTGAACGACTGGGTTGTCGCCGAGTGGCTCGACAAAGATCCCAGGCTCGTGGCTTCGATGGTCGTTCCGGCGAGGGATCCCGCGGCCGCGGTGAAGGAGATAGAGCGCGTCGGGGATCATCCCCGCATCGTGCAGGTTCTGATGCCCGTCCGCTCCGAGCGGCTGTACGGACAGAGGGTCTTCTTCCCGATCTACGAGGCGATGACCCGGCGTGACCTGGTAATGGGCCTCCACTGGGGCGGTACGCCGGAGGGAGAGCCTTCGACCGGAGGGTTCCCGTCTTGGTACGCGGAGGAGTACGCCGCCGAGACCCAGAGTTACGGGGCGCAGATCACTAGCCTCATCGCCGAGGGCGTCTTCCAGCAGTTCCCGGACATGAGGGTCGCGGTGCTGGAAGGCGGGTTCACGTGGGTACCGGGCTGGGGCTGGCGCATGAACGCCGAGTGGAAAGGACTCAGGCGTGAGATCCCCTGGGTGGATCGACCACCGATGGACATAATCAGGGACCACTTCCGTTTCTCTATCGCGCCCATAGACGCCGGTCCGCCGCAGGAGATGGCGAAGATCATCAAATGGATCGGCACCGAGGACATCCTCATGTTCGCGACGGACTACCCGCACATGCACAACGACGACGTCGGAGCATTCTTGGAGCTCCTGCCAGAGTCCATGCGCCGGAAGGTGATGGCCGATACCGCCCGCGACCTGTATCGGCTGTGATCGCGTCTCTAGCCTCGTTTCGGGCTACATAAAGGTAAGAGAATCGGGCCCCGTTGACCATCGTGTCGGCGGGGCCGTTGCCCGACGCGAAGGATGTCACAGCATACGGACAAACATATTATAATGTCCAGGTATGAGATCCTTTCCTTCGCCTCTAGAGACCGACATCGCCGACGGCTACGGCAACAAGGTAGAGCGCGTCGAGCGTAAGCTCAGGGGCATGATGACCCGGGGGGAGATACTTCCGGGCGAGCATCTGAGGCAGGATCAGCTCGCGCACACGATCGGCGCGACCCGAGTGCCCGTCAGGGAGGCTTTCAAGACCCTCGTGGCGGAGGGCTTGCTCGAACACCGGAGGAACTCCGGGCACTACGTCGTGAAGTTGACGAGCCACGAGTTCCTGCAGCTGTGCTGGCTGAGAAGCGCGCTGGAGGCGCGTCTGGCTCAGCACACGCGCTGGCCGGATGACCAAGAGATGCGCCGCATAGAGGAGATCAACGCCCGGATCGAGGATCTAGGCGCCGACCCGGAGTCCGTGTTCGATGTGGTCGAGTTGGACCTCGCGTTCCACTACGAACTGTGGCAGCTATCAGATCAGAACCTTCTCGCCAGGGAGATGCTCCGCATCCGGCGTCTCATGGGACCGTACCGGGCCGCCACGGCGTACACAAAGGACGTCGTCAAGAACTCCCAGATCGTCGAGGAGCACGAGAGGATCATCCAGGCGCTGAGGGACAGGGACCTCGAAGAGTACGAGAAGGCCCTCGTCGACCACGTGGGTCTCTTGTACAGGATCGCGGACTACATGGCGGAGAAGGAAGAGGCCGGAGAGGCCTAGTACAGCCCTCTCCGGCCTTCGTTTTACTAACTTCGCTAACCGGCTATCGTCGCCGGGTTCTTCGTGAGGATGCCCCTGTTTTCGAGAAGTGGGATCTTGTACAGGTTGCTGGCGTTCTCGCCGAGGATCTTGCGGCGTGATTCCTCGGAGATCGAGGTCGAGATTGCCTCGTACGGCGAGTCGAAGTCCCAATGTGGGTAGTCGGAGGAGAACATCAGCTTCTCCTTGCCGAAGAAGTCCTCGAACATCCCGACGACGTTACTGACTTCCTTCTTGCTCTCGGGCTCGACCATCGGCTGTGTGCCGAACCAGAAGTGATCCCGCAGGTACTCGGAGGGCTTGCGCTCGAGGTGCGCGACCTCCCTCTTCATGGCCTCGTACGAAGCGTCCATGCGCCAGGCGAAAGGAACCGCCCACGCCCAGCCCTGCTCGATGAGCGCGACCTTGAGGTTCGGGAACCGCTCGAACACGCCTTCGAAGATGAGGCTCGGCGTGAACGAGAAGTTCCTTAGGGCGATGCCGCAGTGCCACTCGAAGTAGTAGCTGATGCCCCCGGACGCGGTCATCCTGCGCCCCGGGGAGGTGTGGAACGAGAACGGGACATCGTAGTGCTCGCACGCCTCGAAGACGGGCCAGTACCTCGGGTTGCCGATGAGGTGATCGGAGCGCGGCTCGGTCATCACCTGTACGTAGCGATCGCCATACGGACCCTCCTTGCAGCGCGAGATCTCCTTTACCGCCGCCCCCGGGTCCTCGATGGGTATGTTCAGCGAGGAATAGAAACGCGGGTCGTCGTCCATCCAGACTTCGGCGTGGGCGTCGTTGTACGCCCGGCACAGCTCCAGCGCGAGTTGGGCCGGGAAGTTCCCGTTTCCCTTGAGTAGCTGTATCGCGGTCGTGTCGTTGAGGATCGCACCGCTCATGTCGTACTCGTCGAGGAGCTGCCCCCGCGTGAAGCTCGGGATGTACGCCGGACGACCGCTCGGATCGAGCGCGTCCACCCGGTGCGTGAACTTGCGCTGCGGCGGGATGGTCCGCTCCGTCGAGGTGTCCCGGAAACCGAATTCCCGCACGTACTTTCGCCAGCGCGGCGAGAGGCGATCCGAGATCTCCGGATCGGTGGGGGCCAGGGTGGGGTGGACGTCCGTGTCCACGACGGCGATCCTCTCCTCCGCCTCCCTCGAACTCTCCGTCAATACGGGCTGAGCCATAAGCGAATCTCCTCCTCGTTAGAGGTCCAGCCTTACAATCGAATTCCCCTGAAGATTATAACATGTTATAGAGTGCCATCAATGTTCTGGGTGGGCCGAAACTAATCCGGCAGCAAGGCGCTTTGAATCTTCATAAATAACATGTTATGTTATACAGGGTGAAGGGGTCTTGTGGTGGCGGCGGGTACAGGAGACGGAAAACGTGAGCCAGCGGTTCTCTGATTCGGCGGATAGTGGATATGGGGGGGGCGTGGCGCCCGGCGTGCCTCGCCATCGGCCTCTGGGGCACCGGGCGGTCATCCCGCCGAGGACGTTCGGTCTTCCGGAGATGCTGCCCGGGGATGTGATGGTTCGTTTCGCGGGTATTGGCGCCACGGACGTGAGCGACGCCGTCGGGCAGCTGTACACGATGGACCATGGCATGAGGTCGCTCTACGAACCGGCCGGGAAGCTAATCGGAGAGGCGTTGACGGTGAAGGTTCCGCCCGGGGACAACTGGGCGATATACGCCGCGCTCCAGCAGGCGAGATCGGGGAGCGTGCTGGTCGTTGATTGGCGAGGATACGTCGGGGGGTGCGGGGCGGGCGTGCTCGCGCTCGTGAGGGCTATCCGGAGGGGGCTCGCCGGGGTCGTGATCGACGGAGCCTGGAGAGACGTGGCGGAGTTGCGGGCCATCGGGTTCCCCGTCTACGGGAGGGCGGTAAGCGCGTTCTCGCCGTCGAAGCGAGAGATGGGGGAGGTCAACGTTCCCGTCTGTTGCGGGGGGGTCATCGTCGAACCCGGCGACGTGATAGTCGGGGACGATGACGGGGTGGCCGTGGTCCCCAGGCGTCATGCCCGAGACGTAGCGGACGCACTCAGACCCTCGGAGCCTGTCGCGTCGATCGACGACTATCCCCCCGACGAGGAGCTCGATTCAGACGCCGTAGGGGAGATAGAGACCGCCTACCTGGATGCCTACGAGGAGCACACGCGGGCCTACCAAGAACGCGGAAGGGAGGAGTAGTGGGGCCGTTCGGCTTCGATTACAGGCTGGTCGCGCCGGAGAAGCTGTTGAGCCTGGACGACTACAGAAGGGAGGCGAAACGCAGGCTCCCGAAGATGGTCTGGAGTTACGTAGACGGCGGCGCGGACGACCACGTGACCATCAGCGACAACCGGGAAGCATTCGGTCGCTGGTCGTTCAGAACGAGGGTCCTCGCCGGCCACGCCGCGCGCGACCTTTCGGTGAAAGCCGCCGGGGTAACGCTGGACCTCCCTATCATCCTCGGTCCGACGGGGTTCGCCGGGCTGTCGTACTGGCGGGGTGACATCGCGGCTCTCAAGGCCGCCGAGCGTCATGGCACGCGGTACGCGGTCAGCACCGTTTCCTCGTGGTCCATAGAGGAGATAGCCCGAGAGTCCGGTGTGGACCACTTCTTCCAGCTCTATCCGCAGTCGGGAGAACTCGCGGCGAGCCTCATGCGGCGGGCGTGGAACGCCGGACAGAAGACGATGTTCGTGACCGTGGACGTACCGGTGAGGGGGAATCGGGAGGGGGAGCGAAAGCACGGCATGGGCATACCGCCCGTCCTGACGCCGAGGCGGCTCCTGAACGTGGCGAGGCACCCGAAGTGGGCTCTGGACGTGCTGCTGCATCAAAGGATCGGAGGCAGGAGCCTTGCGACGACCGGTGGCGTGACCGGTGCTATCGAGTCTATCGAGATCCAGTCCCGCGAGCTCATGCAGTCCACCCTCGATTGGGACGACCTCGCGTGGATGCGCGACAAGTGGAAGGGAAATCTCTACATCAAGGGCGTTCTTGACCCGGAGGATGCGACGCGGGCGGTGGACCTCGGCCTCGACGGCGTGGTCGTCTCCAACCACGGCGGCAGGCAACTCGACTTCACACCGGCGACCCTCGACGTGCTGCCGGACATCGCCGACGCCGTCGGCGATCGCGCCGAAGTCCTGATGGACGGGGGGGTTCGGAGGGGAAGCGACGTCGTCAAGGCGCTCGCGCTCGGGGCTGACGCGGTCCTGATCGGTCGTCCGTACCTCTACGGGCTCGCCGTCAACGGCGAGGACGGTGTCGCGCACGTACTCGACATCCTCAGGGAGGAGATCGACACGACGCTCGCGCTTATGGGCGTGGGCAGCGTTGCCGAGCTCGATCGGTCGTGGATCGTGCCGAGGGCATCGGCCGCGGCGCAGAGTCAGAACACGTCTGCTTTCCGGGACCAGACCGTCTAGCGACAGAAAGGATCGACCATGAGCTTTGCAAGCGAGAAACCGACGCTCCCGACGAACATCGAGAAGCTGGCGGAGGGAGTCGGATTCGCCGAGGGGCCCGTCATAACCGAGGACGGAGAGATCTTCGTCACCTCCATCGACCAGGGCCGCGTCTACCGGATAACCGGTTCTGGTGCTGAGGTCCTCGCCGACCTCGGGGGCGGCGCGAACGGCGCCGCCCTCGCCGAGGACGGGACGCTCTACGTCGCCCAGAACGGCGGCCGGTGGAGCCCCGAGGGCCCGTGGTGGGGCCCGGACTCCATCGGCGGCGTCCAGGCCGTGCGCCCCGACGGCACCTTCGAGTGGGTGAACAGGGACCCCATCGCGCCGAACGACCTCTGCTTCGGACCAGACGGCTACCTCTACGTGACAGATCCAACGAGGGCCCCGCGCGCCGCGGACGGCCGCATCTGGCGGGTCGATCCCGCCTCCGGAGAGGCCGAGTTGCTCGTATCCGTGCCCTGGTTCCCGAACGGCATCGGGTTCGGCCCCGACGACGCGCTCTACCTGGCCTCGACGTGGGATTCCCGAATTATCCGCTTCTCGCTAGACGAGGGCAAACCCGTCGATCCCCAG carries:
- a CDS encoding amidohydrolase family protein, which produces MTTPLLEGKSRRELWSGPIIDCDVHANVPSLEALFPYQEEVWAQFARDRGWGGPTGVDIAYPAGAPTTARPEWRSEGSVPASDVAMLREHILEPWDVERAVLNCYYAVDSLRHPDWAAALARSVNDWVVAEWLDKDPRLVASMVVPARDPAAAVKEIERVGDHPRIVQVLMPVRSERLYGQRVFFPIYEAMTRRDLVMGLHWGGTPEGEPSTGGFPSWYAEEYAAETQSYGAQITSLIAEGVFQQFPDMRVAVLEGGFTWVPGWGWRMNAEWKGLRREIPWVDRPPMDIIRDHFRFSIAPIDAGPPQEMAKIIKWIGTEDILMFATDYPHMHNDDVGAFLELLPESMRRKVMADTARDLYRL
- a CDS encoding RraA family protein, with the translated sequence MVRFAGIGATDVSDAVGQLYTMDHGMRSLYEPAGKLIGEALTVKVPPGDNWAIYAALQQARSGSVLVVDWRGYVGGCGAGVLALVRAIRRGLAGVVIDGAWRDVAELRAIGFPVYGRAVSAFSPSKREMGEVNVPVCCGGVIVEPGDVIVGDDDGVAVVPRRHARDVADALRPSEPVASIDDYPPDEELDSDAVGEIETAYLDAYEEHTRAYQERGREE
- a CDS encoding SMP-30/gluconolactonase/LRE family protein yields the protein MSFASEKPTLPTNIEKLAEGVGFAEGPVITEDGEIFVTSIDQGRVYRITGSGAEVLADLGGGANGAALAEDGTLYVAQNGGRWSPEGPWWGPDSIGGVQAVRPDGTFEWVNRDPIAPNDLCFGPDGYLYVTDPTRAPRAADGRIWRVDPASGEAELLVSVPWFPNGIGFGPDDALYLASTWDSRIIRFSLDEGKPVDPQTVVQMEYGHPDGFAFDVEGNLLIGAISDDDDTPGDIQIWDPSGTLVDVLEPGPGSKYTNVALTPDRKLIIAASSLGQVLSIEDWPTAGLPLHPFRS
- a CDS encoding amidohydrolase family protein; its protein translation is MAQPVLTESSREAEERIAVVDTDVHPTLAPTDPEISDRLSPRWRKYVREFGFRDTSTERTIPPQRKFTHRVDALDPSGRPAYIPSFTRGQLLDEYDMSGAILNDTTAIQLLKGNGNFPAQLALELCRAYNDAHAEVWMDDDPRFYSSLNIPIEDPGAAVKEISRCKEGPYGDRYVQVMTEPRSDHLIGNPRYWPVFEACEHYDVPFSFHTSPGRRMTASGGISYYFEWHCGIALRNFSFTPSLIFEGVFERFPNLKVALIEQGWAWAVPFAWRMDASYEAMKREVAHLERKPSEYLRDHFWFGTQPMVEPESKKEVSNVVGMFEDFFGKEKLMFSSDYPHWDFDSPYEAISTSISEESRRKILGENASNLYKIPLLENRGILTKNPATIAG
- a CDS encoding alpha-hydroxy acid oxidase; the encoded protein is MGPFGFDYRLVAPEKLLSLDDYRREAKRRLPKMVWSYVDGGADDHVTISDNREAFGRWSFRTRVLAGHAARDLSVKAAGVTLDLPIILGPTGFAGLSYWRGDIAALKAAERHGTRYAVSTVSSWSIEEIARESGVDHFFQLYPQSGELAASLMRRAWNAGQKTMFVTVDVPVRGNREGERKHGMGIPPVLTPRRLLNVARHPKWALDVLLHQRIGGRSLATTGGVTGAIESIEIQSRELMQSTLDWDDLAWMRDKWKGNLYIKGVLDPEDATRAVDLGLDGVVVSNHGGRQLDFTPATLDVLPDIADAVGDRAEVLMDGGVRRGSDVVKALALGADAVLIGRPYLYGLAVNGEDGVAHVLDILREEIDTTLALMGVGSVAELDRSWIVPRASAAAQSQNTSAFRDQTV
- a CDS encoding GntR family transcriptional regulator, with amino-acid sequence MRSFPSPLETDIADGYGNKVERVERKLRGMMTRGEILPGEHLRQDQLAHTIGATRVPVREAFKTLVAEGLLEHRRNSGHYVVKLTSHEFLQLCWLRSALEARLAQHTRWPDDQEMRRIEEINARIEDLGADPESVFDVVELDLAFHYELWQLSDQNLLAREMLRIRRLMGPYRAATAYTKDVVKNSQIVEEHERIIQALRDRDLEEYEKALVDHVGLLYRIADYMAEKEEAGEA
- a CDS encoding Rieske (2Fe-2S) protein, which gives rise to MEARKKTAREVERHIVARVGDVPEGEHRIFSVAGREIGIFNVRGEYFALRNRCPHLGGPLCEGEVLGLVYSSKPGDVRFDGSKRLITCPWHGWEFDVKTGQSYFNPRLKARRYTVETSVGEASRERQEAVPENPDELEPGPYKAEVLQVKEEGEYLVVAMPKSTAGRERGAS